The genome window GTGAATACTTCTGGATTTCAGAAGCGTTACTTGGCACACTTGAAAATCAGTCAGCATCTATTTAAATGTCCCCCTAAACCCACAGAAACCTAAGTTTGAGTAGCTAGGTATGAGTTGCCTTATGTTGCAATATTAAAAACTATTCTTTCacatttacatgaaaatttCATTACATATGCAGAAATTCATAAAAACGTATGACTTTATCCATCATAGAAAATATATCCATGAGTTGCAATCTAATATATATAAAGTTCTTAGCCTTGGACATATTAGCAATATTTGGGTCGCTATAAAGTACCCTTATCTTCCAGAAGGAAAGCTCTTGCAGGAAAAGTGCAGTAAAAACAGGCTGGTCTGACCCTATTCCCATGGACCAGAGGATTAAAGAATGACAGATCCTCTCTTTCCTCCGCATGTGTTCATTTGCATTGCTCTGGACTCTACCGGGTATTAGCCAGCCTACCTCAAACACGGTGCTTATGCAGAGAAGAgttttaagtattgaaaggagATTGGGGCTAAGaaaatgaacagagaaaataGGAAGCAAACTGGTAGCAGTTTGCTATATGCAGAAAGCATAGGAAAATAGTTTTCCAGTGGGAAGGGGCTACACATGGATAGAATTAATGGGATCTATGTTCCTCAAGGACTGCTCTGAAAACAGGATGtgaataaagcagaaatacagcacGTGCActgaggagggaggaaaaaattaaagaaaaagagaatgcaAAAATCAGAccaagaaagaagcaaaacaacaccaaaaatataaattataccAGAGCACATAAGCATCCATTAAGTAtaggaaagaaaggaatgaagaagaaaaaattagaaaattaatatgaaGTTTTATGAACTCTCTTTCTTGCATTCCTGTGTTCTGAATTGAGGCTGCAGCTGAGGTGCAATTGCTTTGGGATAACAGATCTTCTCAGTCCCCTTTTGCCAAGTACCAAATTTGTAAAGGCTTAATTGGTGTTCAGTATTAATGGGAATAGTGCGATCTCCACTCAAAGTAAGTTAATTCGGCATTACTCTGAAGCATTGTCTTTCCCCTAGTCTGCTGGATGCCCTGAATGTGAGCTATGGCTCAAGGAACTGCTACCTCAAAATCACCTGCAGTTCAGCTGGCAATGAAAGGTGTACAACttgtgcagcctgtgctggtgcctctCACTCAGCTTTATGCTTCCGCATCTCACTTTAGCCTGCCATTTTTTAGGCAAGGTAAAAATTTAGACAAATAAAGCTCCCTGTCTTTTCCAGCTAGGTTACAGCTGATGCTCCATTACTTGCCCTTAACACTTACATTTTATGATAATAACGGCTAGGACTGGAATTTATCTGTGAGGCTGGCAATCCTCTGATGGCAGGGTGGACACTGAGATAGTGGGTACGCCTGAGCTGCCCTGCCAGGTTTGCTTCTCAAGAGGGCTGCAATATTTGGATCCCAGCATTTGACAGTATCCTGCCAACAGAGTGACAGTGAGACACTCGGAGCACAAGCCACTAACTTATTTTGCAGCAggtgaaaatgtgaaaaacgAAGTTCTACTTGGTGATAGCATCTTCAATCAGTTAAGTGATTCGGTATCCTAACTCATGAGTTTTATACACCGataatggaagaaaacatgatCTCTGTCTAAATACCTTGCCACAGAGGATTTTAGAAACAAATCTTTGGGAAATACCCAATATCTAAATACCACCGGCACTGTTGTAGGATATTGGTGCTGTTTTCCATCAGTTTAAGGCTGTTTTGAACACACCAGGTTTTTTATTGTACAATaaagcacagcccagcagatAGCTGTACATTGGCACCTAAAACCCTAGTCATGTAGTCTCCTGTTTGTGAATGTCACATAGGCCCAGTGTGTCAACAGCTGCCAGAAAAAATAGCTTGACATCACTCCCTAGACCAAACTCATAGTAAGGACCGTATCCGCACACCCTGAAGTCAGTAAAAGCCTGGCTTTCCAAGCAATTCCAACGTAactagctttattttttctaagttACCACCAGCAGTTCATGTTTTACATGTACAGATGAATAAAGACTATTTATAGGGAGTGTTGCGAACTCTCCAGTGTAACTCAGGCCTAATTAAATCAGCAACTAAAGaaccattatttttaaaattctatttactGTGATTATTACATTTTGCTTCTCAATACGtcaacagcttttaaaaatataccgTTACTGGCGCCTGACGCCCACGCGATAGGCGTTTAACCACGTCAGAGGTCCCTCAGGCGCTGCCGATCCCCCCCTTACCAAGGCCTTGCCGGGCGCGCCCCCAGCGCCCCGCTTTCTCTCGAGGCCTAGTTGAGAGGCGCCGCCCGCGCCCACACGGCTCGGCTCAGCCGTCCCCGCTCAAAAGCCCCTCAGGCGCGGCTCCCGCCTGCGGCCGTGCTGCTGCCGGCACCGGTaccgcccgcccccggccacCCCGGCTGCGACGCGGACGCCGCCCGCCTGCACCACCACGCCCCCAGCCCCCGTGCCCGCCCACTGCCTAGCTAGCCCGGCCCTTCGGGGCGGGGCCCCGGCATATGTGGGCCAATCAGACACGGCGACAGGCCGCGCCCGGCGGAGGCCCTCCCATGCGGCGGGGCGGCGATAGGGCAGCTGGCTGTCAATCGCGGGACGTCACGGCGCCGGGAGCGGCATGAGCGGGCAGGCAGAGGTACGGCCGCCGCTTTGTCCGCGCTGCCCCGGCGCGGGGCCCgcccggggggggctggggtcaggTGTTCCtgcgccggggccgcccgcgggGGAGGCTGGCCGTGAAGGGCGGCTCTTCTCGGCCGCAGCCTGGCGAGGGGTTCGTGGGGCCCCGAGCCCGGGGGGAGTCCCGCGGCCTGGCGGGCCGAGGCACCCCGCGGGGCCACCGGCACTTGGGCGGCCCGGGCCGCGCTGGGGTGGCCGCAGTGCTCGGCCGGGCCCAGCAGCTTTGGCTGACCGCCTGCAGGGCCCGTGTGCCTCGTTTCCGTCTGGATCTGTAGGGTCCTGCGGCCTGTGGCGACTGCACTTCCCCTCTGGCAGccaccagggctggggaagggggggggatGGGCGTGCTGCCTCCTGGGCCTTCCCGGGAGGGGTGTGAGCCTGGGTGTCGGCCAGCTGAGCCCGCCTGGCCTTTTGTCTTCGCTGAGCTACGGCCCGGtagccaggaggcagcagctctggccgTTGAGCCTTCTGCCGCCCATCTGTGTACACATGTCCCACTGCCGTCCTCCGTCTGGCATCCTCTGCCATCTCTGCTGGGCAGAGGCTGGAAGGGTAGCAGCTCCATGAGGCTGCTGACaacctcctccttccctgcacgGTGCCTCTGTAGGGCCACTGCCAAGGAGAGCCTTTGGGAAGCAGCACTGGCATGAAATAGTGCTTCACCCTGGCCCcagagtattttcctttttgctttcagaagctgcagcaTGTACTGGGGCACATGTACTGTCCAGTCCCCTTTCGTTCAGCAAGAACATCAGCTGGTCTTGTGGCTAGTTTAGCTCCTCCAGATATCTGTCACGACTGGAGGCTTTCCACCAGCCTGAAGGTGGCTTTGTCTGAACGTGGGCTGTCTGTCTCCTGTCCTTGGAGAAGGTTCAGCCTTTGGCTATTTGCAGGCTGCCACTTCACTGAGTGGTTACCACGGTGTAATTTTTGATTTTGCCCATTATTGCACAGCAAATCTTTGAGCCAGATGTAGAGTTACTCGTTTAGTActcttaaacagaaaaaaagtggacTTGCAATTTTGGTTTCTGTCTTAATTGTCCAATTTTTCTTCATCATAATGTGTAGACgtcttttttgttggtttttttttttttttcctcccttttagTTACcttgtgttttttgtttcatttctagGTTAAGGTGAAAATACCTTTTGGAAACAAATACCTTGATGCTATCTTTTCTGTCCCAGAGAACAAACCAACGTATGGAGTGATTCTTACCCATGGAGCTGGAGGAGATATGAATTTCCCTCACTTAGTGACTTTGGCAGCCTGTCTTGCATCCCATGGAGTTCTATGCCTGCGGTTCACTTGTAAAGGCCTTAATATTGCTTACAGGGCTAAGGCCTTCAAAACCGTTGTGGTAAGGAGTGACCAAATCCTGCCAAAGCTTCGATCCATGGGTCATCTTCTGCGTTTCTTAAATTATGACCAGAGATTAGTCAACCAACAGTGGGGAAAATTAGAAGTGATGGTTAGCTAAATGGAGCACTGCCTATGAGCAGAAAGAGCAGGAACAATTTTTAGATGGCCAGTATCTGGATCAGCTGCAGTAAGTATGTGGGTTTGAGTTCcgggagagaaagaaaagcctgaGAAAAGGATGTGCAGAAAGCAAGGGTGCTTTGTGGGAAAAATTATAGCTTgaaaaaatggaagtatttaGGATGGAAACAAGAGGTAGGTAGGGGTTCTGGGAGGGCTTGGTGAGGAGAGGGGGACTAAGGGATACAGctttggaaggaaggaagctgaGTTGGCAATTGAGCTGGGTCTCTGAGGTTTGTCAGCTGGGGGAATAAGACTTTGGGGAAAGAGCAGGGGACTGGGTCGCAGGAGGATTTGAAGCAAAAGAGATTGGGAGTAGCATATGAGAGCCCCAGAACCTAGTCTTTGATTTCAAAATCAGTTTAAACTATtatatgtgtttgtgtatatCTCTTTCTACTGCTGCTTCATTATTTAAGATGTTCTTATGTACCTAGGTTTTGTTAAAATGAGCAACTTTTTGGTATAATAGTATCAGCTGAGAGTATCTTCCTGTTCTGGAGCATGTAGGAAGGAGGGGAAATTTTCTCCTGATTATCTAGCTACTAGGGCATGAGAAGGCAGCTTGAGCACTTTGCATTGAGCATCAGACATTTTTATCAGAGAACTAAGTCCAGTTTTTAAGGAATTAATTTGTATGTCATTGTGATTATATGTACATTGATTTTACTGTAGTTAGACTTTGCTAGCTTTAACTTTTACAAAGTTAGACTTTGCTAGCTTTAATGTGGACCTGTTCTCTGGTCTTTTTTGAAGAAGCATAATGTAGCTAGTGAGTTTATATGCTGCTGTGTAATTTAAAGGTCTCTGCTAAAATAGCATCTGAATAGTTACCTcctaaaaactgaaaaatctgtttctgaattttattttttctgttaacaaGATTGTGTCTTAAACTTTTCTTGGAAATACGGGACCTGAGTGAAGAGCTTTTTTCCTCACTCATTTTGGCTTTTGATGGCCTAAGTGTGTGCATGCAGTCTGTTACTACAACTATGTTGATACACAGTaatcatttttgttttggtaacTTGATAGGGCATCTAATAATTTAGACTTGCTGGGAGCTACTTTGAAATTGCTTATGGCGATTATGTTGTTGCTGCAAAGTGTTATGATTTGTGTGAAAAAACAGGAGGGCAACTTCTATGTGTCTTTTTcatctgcagtgctgaaagAGCTTCCCATTTTGTGTTCAGTAGctacaaacacaaaaatcccCAGCCTCCCAGCTGTCTTAATTCTGCCTTGTAATGCTTCTCTTTTATCTTATTTCTTTAGGAATACTTGAAGCTTTATGATGATTATAAACTTTCGGGTATCTTCCTTGCAGGTATTGTTTTTATTATCTATAATTTTCTCTCTTATACTGCCTCTAAGGATAGCAATCTGTAATTACTCTGTTTTTGAAGTCTATGCCACTTTGGTAAGAAGCAAATGAACAGATGTGGGTGACAGGTTCCAGGCTGAGGTGGGCACCAAAAGCTTGCTGTCTTAACATGGGAACAAGCTGAATAAACTTAGTATTATAATAAAGTCAGTATTGCCTAGGGAGAGCAATTCAGCCATCTGCTGATAGTTGAATGCTCTGTCACCTTCATTAATTGATTAGCAGTCCGTTGACTGCCATGGGAACGTAGGCGACAAGCCCACTTACAGATCTGCATTTGGGTGTCTTAACCTGGAGCTGAATGCTACCACCTCTGTAGCTGGTGGCTGTGTGGGGTGGGTGTGCAGGTCGGCTGTCTCACAGCTGGCTTGAGCAGCACTGCTTCTCGGGTCACAAATGGGAGAATCCAGCCTGCCGCTTTCTTCGGATTCTTCTGGCAGCATGGCTGTCTAGACCTATTCATCCTCCTCATGATGCCACAGATCTCCCTCCAGAAGGAGGACAGAAAGAGCCATAGACCATGTTTTCCAGGTAATTTGGCAGAAAACTTGTCACTTGTAAAGGGCGTGAGTTTGCTGATAATCCATGTGTACTTTTTAACTGCAGGTCTTGAGGAATTCTGGTTATTGGTAAATGGAAAATCATTTTCCCCAAAACGGGTTTTGGTAGATAAAACCTAGTGGTGGATAAAATAATCAGTTATGTGAAAAGGGAAGTAGACGGATGTCATTAGGAATAACCTGATACAGGAAACTCTGAACGTTCTCTGACTAAGTGCAACCAAATCTGCACTGATGCAAGTTAATCCCACTGGAATCAGCCACTTCTAGCACTCAATTACAGAGCATTGTCAGCTCATATGACCCTTCTTTGAGGAGATATTTTGATAGCCTCTTGCTGTGACTGACCTCATGCTACAAGttcacaccccccacccccaccctgccctgcctctgcttctACTTTTACTTTTAGGCTGAAGCTTGCAGTGTGCATAAACACTTGCTGGATTTGTTTTAGGAGTAAGGCACATAGAACTTTATTTTTGATTTGAGCAGATTAAGgttgcatgaaataaattataCAAGATAATAGCATTGCTATCTCAAATTTCAAGCGTCTGGAGCACAGGACCTGTCCCTCTATTCCCCTTGCACCCAGGATGTTCCTTCCAGTTCCTTCCAGTATTGCAAAGGATCCCTCTccatttatactttttttttttccatcttcttttttaaatgtggatGTGAAATCACAATATACCCAGACAAATATTTTAGCATAAAATGTAGAAATTAGgattagtatttttaatgagGTAGATGAATAAAAGCATCTCTAGCATTTTGTACTACTGGTACGCTAAAATACTCTGTTGGATTGTTTTTAGGAGTTGTTTACTCTAACAGAATGTAGATGAGGTGACAAcagatacacttttttttcctgttttaacaTGGGTGAAAGGCCGTTCCATGGGCTCAcgagctgctgcctctgtgaTACGTCAGCTTAGccaggatgatgatgatgatgacttCATTCAAGGTCTAGTATGTTTATCTTACCCATTGCATCGACCAAAACTTCAGTCCAAGCTCCGGGATgaagatttattatttatcaGGTGTCCAGTGCTGTTTATCTCAGGATCAGCAGATGAGATGTGTGAAAAAGTGAGTATCCTTGTAAGTCCTGCTATGAAGGGACAGTATGGAGGAATAGGAATGAGACTTGAGTGACATCTGTGCTCGAGTACACAGCTGTGACTTCAACAGCcttctttaaatatatatatatatcttttgAAGGAAGCCTTGGGGTAGGAAACTTCATTGAACATAAGGAAGCCTGGTAgtgctttcttttgctgcttcaaACTTCTGAATTATACTCGATCATCCACTTTAGCAAACTCATCTTTGGGCCACTAAAATACTGCTGATtcaaatgttttgtctttttttaataggattgTACAAATTAAAAGCAGCCTGTGGAAGCAGCAAGTTATTTGCTATTCTGTTTTAACCATTTCAGGTTACAAAACATAAACACTCTGCTATGTTACCAATTTCACATTCATCACATTTTCATGACAAATTCTCCTAGCAAAGCAGTTCTACCCACAGACTATTGTCGTAGAAAGTGGTAGTTTACTGTAGAGATGAAGAACAGGTGCACAGCGATGACAATACAGTggtttttgtcttattttcttgcAAATAGATACCTCTTGTTCTTGAACAGTTCAGCCCGACTTTGGGAGTGTGTGTAATTGGCATTTTCCATGCTTGGACAGCTTCTGAGGTGCTGTCACCAAAGTCAGGCTAGCAACCAGTAGATCCTTGGAGTGCCCTCTTAATGGGGAAAACTTTCAAGATTTTCTGAGCTGGTTCTTAGATGTGTTTGCTGAGAAAGTTGAGCAGAGTCAAAGGTAGTCTCTAGCCAATTATATTGCTACTCTGGCACTGTAGACAAATCTGACTCAAGAAGTTCTGTCATTTTATTGCTAGTAATACCCTCTGGCAGTAAAAGTGGATTCCTTCATCAGTGGGGGGGAAGGagcctgcacagggctgtgaCCTTTGCAGTCTTTGAAGTTCCAATTTTCTGTTATTCTGTGTTTGAATGAGGACAAACCTTTGAGCAAACTCCATTATTGAATAGTATCATGGCATCTTTTCTATCAAGGTGTTTTTAATGTGCATGCagatcagttttgtttttaagagctGCCTATTAAGTGTTGCACAGGCAAAGTGAGACATCTAGGAGATGCACAGTTTGTAGCAGCTGATTCTCCTAACtttcattctcattttctccatAGCAATTGCTAGAAGACGTGgcaagcaaaatgaaagccCCTAAAAAAATCCATTGGGTTGATAAAGCAAACCATGGGATGGTAGTCAAAGGACGAACAACAGACGATGTCATGGAAGAAATAAATGCCCAAGTTTTTTCTTGGCTTAGAGATAATATCAAACTACAGCACAAGTAATTTGCAGGTTTAAGCTGCATCTAGCTTTTCCTAAACGTGGCAAATTAGTTTGTTATTTCTGAGAAGTCTGTTTATTAAAATGGGTATTTTCAGAGGTCTGAGTgtgtaaatgtaaataaaacttttttgtatgaatgaaaatatgatgcaaaataaataactttttaaaggaaggaCAGAAGATTTACAGAATAATTAATATCATGGCAGCATTGTTCCTTGTGTTTCTATGCAAGTAACTGTATATAACACTTAGTAATACAGAGCACTAAGTAAATGCTTTTCACTAGTAGTTGAAGTAACGTACTGGAAAAAATCTATGCTGACAGCAAATTTTTAGGAGCCTCTCATTTCTGAGTATATTACTAATGCTGTActtgtttgaaattaaaagctaCCAATTTGTAGAATTCTGCAAGCACATCCCCCAAGGCTGGTGAGTATGGGTTGTGCCCTATCCTTGCACTCCCATATGCTTCAAAACTAGTGATGCAGGGAGAGGAATATCTTGTCATTTACAGTGTCACTGCTCTAAGGAGCCAGATTCTTGGTCGCTGTGGGGAGAAGGCGGTGGTAATGCAGGCACAGTTGTGCATGAGGAGCAAAGAACATGAGTCACAGTTTTGAAGTGTCACTCTCCAGCAACATAAAGGACTGATCAGAGGCCCTGTGGGGAGATGGGCACAGAAGGCTGTTAAACAAAAACTGACAAAAGACCAGTTATGCTTATATACTGCTGGAGGAACTGCTGAAGGAGGCAGCAGTTCTGCCTCCAGTATGACAGGTTGCACATGGCTTCTGTCAGAAGGGCTTCAAAgaggcaggtggggatctgGACTTTATTATCCATTAACAGGAAGAACTCTTCAACTGAGCTCTGATATTGCAGAGGATAAAACACTGCATGTGCTTGCAACTGCAGAGTTCCCCATTATGGGCTATGAGTAACCTGCTGGTATAACCAAAGGTTATAGCAATATGTTAATTGCTTTCAGCCAAGTCAGCAGCAAGCATCAGCTGAATGATGACCCCTGAGATGAAATGGCTGCTTGGTCCTGGGAAAAGCACCTTGGCATTGTCTCCTAAGATGGCAGACTCACCTCTACTGTCAAGAGGTCTCCAAAACCCACTCTGGACATTCTGCACCATTCTGGAGTTTGCTCTTGGGAGCAACTGTCGTATGTGACAGTGCAGAGTGACTTAAATGTACACTAAGTCAGCCCTGGTGAACTGAGAGGATTTCTGTGACATTTTGGTCAGGTGCTTAGATCAGATCACTTTTTTTAGTGCTgtactgtataaaaaaaaaaatctattcaagATTGTAGGTTAGTATAATTAAATTAGAACTTATATTGTTTACCATGCAATCAAGAAAACTATTCCTTAGGCTTGCTTTTACTGTAGTAAAAATAACAGGCAggtgaaagtaaaaaaaatgttaaccaGATACAATattctttcattgttttcacAAGATGCCTCAAGAATGCCAGTCTCCCAGCAGTAATGTTATTTAATAAGCACAGCACACATCTAAatgtttacaaagaaaatagcTATATGGATTTTAAAATTGACTGGCCGtgttacagagaaaataaacccTCACTTTGGACTGGAAACATAAGCGTTAACTTCAGAATTTGATGAATGTAGACTTGACTTTAAAGCCACCTTTTTCAGATGATGTTGTCAATATGCTCAAATTCAACAGTTTAATTACTTAGTATGAGTGGaaagcaggtattttaaaaatggactACACTGTCAAGACAACCCCTGGTTTAGTTTCAGTAGTCAATGCTTAGCGCTACTTAATTCTTTTCATATTGCGAAAGAGACCAAGTTTCACAGACAAAGCAACTACGAAAAATTGTACggaatttaaaacttttatctAATATTCCTAAAGTGTCCAAAAGATATATTATATACTCTTATCACTGTCTTTGAGAATACTGATTCTCTCAGAAGAAACAGTTATGGTCTGAAAAAGATTACTTTGGATAGATACATAGGGGGGTAGATTTGCAATTCTtaatctgctgctttttgcagcacACACTTGTGAATAGACTCAGTATAACAAGCATGAGTAAAAAGCATCTGCATTTCCAAGGTATCTCAGGACAGTAACACACAACTGATACAAAgatggattttatttaaaaaaaatttataaaaatgtttttgaacaaGGCTCTGCAACCACTgcatgatgaaaagaaaatagggGTTGCTTGGTTTTCTTGTATATGTAGATCACGATACAGTAAACTTCATAATATCCACTTACATTCTCCACTGGCATTTTAAtccaaatttttcttctttgacgTAAGAAGACAGTCTGAATGTAGGTAAATattcaaaaaattatttcctgctgTCAGAGTTCATCTTTGGCCTGCagccaagaaagaagaaacatttttcagttaatttgaAACCCAATTGTTAACTGTCTGGTCCTACAAATACATTAAGAAATGGTTCTAAGTTCGATAGGCATTAATGGTCTGGTCTGGTAACTGATACCATGGGGTACTGAGCAATGCCTGTTGCAATTTGGTTGAGTAAGAACTGGAGACATCCAGCTCTTAACATTTAACCATGTTATGAACTGTACCTTTCCTCTGTGGCAAGTACATTTGGTTGAGTAAGAACTGGAGACATCCAGCTCTTAACATTTAACGATGTTATGTACTGTACCTTTCCTCTGTGGCAAGTACATGGAAAAAGGTCATCATCAGGCTGCTGCACTTTCTCCATCCCATCTCTGATTTTTGGCTCACTCGCTTGCAAGCTGGCATATTcctagttttaaaaaaggaagatttcGTTAATTCATAAACTTCTTAGATTGTACATTTGGTTGTAAATACTGCATCAACTCAACTGAGTAATTCTCTAAAAACTCTGGGGCTACACAATCTGTTACTCCATGCTGTGTCACAGACAGGGTAAGCAGATACTCCACTGCAGTCAGGAGCCCCTTCGGGTGCCTCACTGGAGTTTCAGTATCTTGGTGCTaatgcacaaatattttcagctgtggTTCACAGGGGGTGCGTCTGATGTGGAATTCTTTGATCATTGTGGTCAACATATTCATGCAGGTTAGATCAAGAATTATGGGATCCGATTGCTTCTCTCAAAGCACCAGCGTAGGCTTAAGGGGTTTCATAAGAAATAACTGCATACAGTATTTGCAAACCaaatgaagtttttaattaCTACTGCTTGCCTTGTGGCTTTAAATATACTGGACTGGCCAACTTCCAGCAGCCCCATTGCTCTGAATTCTTTCTGTagaatttctctttttgtgGCAGAAGCCATTAAAACTATACTAACCTGGAAAAGTTTGAAATAGTAACAAAAAATGTGGTCTCCCATGAGATTGTTTCTTGCAAATTCTTGTCCggattttgcaatattttttgcctgtcaaagaaaacaaaaagttttttttaattttcaaaaaatagtaattatttcAGGATGCCGGTATTGATTCCGGAATTAAGTGCTGACAGTTTacaataacttatttttatttaagcatttatttagtttaaaaagtaaagcatTCTTATGAAAATACTCTAAATTTTTCCAAagttcaaattaatttcaaattgaGGGCagtattatgtattttttaaaaagtgttttttcttatttgtagaGCTGATGACAATAATTTTTAAGTCctttaatacattttctagTTTTAAAGAAACGCACTTTTTGCTCTCTCCATTTTGTCTAGAAACATTGCTGAGTACTTCTAAATATGTGTTTACCTCTTCATCATGCTCTTTTGCCCACTGTAGTTTTTCTAGTAGATCACTCAGGTCACTTTTAAATGGAATATAATGTTTCCACGGCTGCAGCTCATTATAAAAATGCTCATAGTAGATGGAGTCTTGCTTTAGCACCA of Falco cherrug isolate bFalChe1 chromosome 2, bFalChe1.pri, whole genome shotgun sequence contains these proteins:
- the TEX30 gene encoding testis-expressed protein 30; protein product: MSGQAEVKVKIPFGNKYLDAIFSVPENKPTYGVILTHGAGGDMNFPHLVTLAACLASHGVLCLRFTCKGLNIAYRAKAFKTVVEYLKLYDDYKLSGIFLAGRSMGSRAAASVIRQLSQDDDDDDFIQGLVCLSYPLHRPKLQSKLRDEDLLFIRCPVLFISGSADEMCEKQLLEDVASKMKAPKKIHWVDKANHGMVVKGRTTDDVMEEINAQVFSWLRDNIKLQHK